One window of Cucurbita pepo subsp. pepo cultivar mu-cu-16 chromosome LG19, ASM280686v2, whole genome shotgun sequence genomic DNA carries:
- the LOC111781007 gene encoding soluble inorganic pyrophosphatase 1-like gives MAPSNGTTNNAHPSPHPPLNERILSSMTRRSVAAHPWHDLEIGPGAPKIFNCVIEIGKGSKVKYELDKKTGLIKVDRILYSSVVYPHNYGFIPRTLCEDNDPIDVLVIMQEPVLPGCFLRAKAIGLMPMIDQGEKDDKIIAVCADDPEYRHYNDIKDLPPHRLAEIRRFFEDYKKNENKEVAVNDFLPATDALKAIHHSMNLYADYIVESLRR, from the exons ATGGCTCCTTCAAATGGAACGACAAACAATGCTCATCCTTCTCCACACCCACCACTGAATGAGAGAATTCTTTCTTCAATGACTAGGAGATCTGTTGCTGCACATCCTTGGCATGATCTTGAGATAG GACCTGGGGCTCCAAAGATTTTCAACTGC GTTATTGAGATAGGAAAAGGAAGCAAAGTGAAGTATGAACTTGACAAAAAAACTGGTCTAATCaag GTTGATCGGATTCTTTACTCATCTGTTGTTTACCCACATAACTATGGCTTTATTCCTCGGACTCTTTGCGAGGACAATGACCCCATCGACGTCTTGGTCATCATGCAG GAGCCAGTTCTTCCTGGTTGTTTTCTGAGGGCTAAAGCTATAGGCCTAATGCCTATGATTGACCAG GGTGAAAAAGATGACAAGATTATTGCTGTTTGTGCCGATGATCCTGAATACCGTCACTACAATGACATCAAGGATCTCCCACCACATCGATTGGCTGAGATTCGTCGTTTCTTCGAAGACT ACAAGAAGAATGAGAACAAGGAGGTCGCTGTGAATGACTTTCTGCCAGCCACCGATGCCTTAAAGGCCATCCACCACTCAAT GAATCTCTATGCAGACTACATAGTGGAGAGCTTGAGGCGGTAG